One window of the Planktothrix sp. FACHB-1365 genome contains the following:
- a CDS encoding DUF2605 domain-containing protein: protein MISPNLPEESDLLKAILQPLLEDFEYWFQRSQHLLETEEMSFLTPSQQSDLLYRVTQAKREVSVAKTLFHITGGQVGIEMTVLMPWHQLLTECWQVATRFRMEQANPAKN, encoded by the coding sequence ATGATAAGTCCCAACTTGCCCGAAGAATCAGACCTCCTCAAAGCGATATTACAGCCGTTGCTGGAGGATTTTGAATACTGGTTTCAACGGTCGCAGCATCTTTTAGAAACCGAGGAGATGTCCTTTTTAACTCCGTCACAACAGTCTGACCTCCTGTATCGGGTGACACAAGCGAAACGAGAGGTCAGTGTTGCCAAAACTTTGTTTCACATAACGGGAGGACAAGTTGGGATTGAAATGACGGTTTTAATGCCTTGGCATCAACTGTTAACGGAATGTTGGCAAGTTGCCACGCGATTTCGCATGGAACAGGCTAACCCAGCTAAAAATTAA